A region of Polyangiaceae bacterium DNA encodes the following proteins:
- a CDS encoding UPF0175 family protein, whose protein sequence is MIHISFELHEGTLASVRRDPEAFTRELRLAAAIKWYEMRRVSQGRAAEIAGVSRAEFIDALGRHGVSPFQETEDELIESVRSHEP, encoded by the coding sequence ATGATCCACATCTCGTTCGAGCTTCACGAAGGAACCTTGGCCAGCGTTCGTCGCGACCCTGAGGCGTTCACCCGCGAGCTGCGTCTGGCTGCGGCCATCAAGTGGTACGAGATGCGGCGCGTGAGCCAAGGGAGGGCGGCCGAGATCGCTGGGGTATCGCGGGCCGAGTTCATCGACGCGCTTGGCCGGCATGGCGTCTCTCCGTTCCAGGAAACGGAAGACGAGCTGATCGAGTCGGTTCGTTCACATGAGCCGTGA
- a CDS encoding winged helix-turn-helix transcriptional regulator, giving the protein MDVLASPGLLSEETCHRTRVVCVGGTGATPCAARALRAGALDYVLRSCDSDELAARLDAAMSRASPLLATCGARVQLNEDRCSVSAHGDELLLRPAEYEILRALVTADQSAQSAHALQKRCLRVAGDGASVRNHVYEIRERFRRAGWPDPIDTRRGVGYRITGGLFFVPGEVAR; this is encoded by the coding sequence TTGGACGTCCTGGCATCGCCTGGGCTGCTCAGCGAGGAGACTTGCCATCGCACGCGCGTGGTGTGTGTGGGCGGCACCGGGGCCACGCCGTGTGCCGCCCGCGCGCTTCGCGCAGGCGCCCTGGACTACGTCTTGCGCTCTTGTGACTCCGACGAGCTGGCGGCGCGGCTGGACGCGGCGATGTCGCGAGCCAGTCCGCTGCTCGCGACCTGCGGCGCGCGAGTCCAACTGAACGAGGATCGATGCTCCGTCTCGGCGCATGGGGACGAGCTCCTGCTGCGCCCGGCCGAATACGAGATTCTGCGCGCGCTGGTGACCGCCGACCAGAGCGCACAGTCCGCGCACGCTCTCCAGAAGCGGTGCCTCCGTGTCGCGGGCGACGGGGCCAGCGTCCGCAATCACGTCTACGAGATCCGCGAGAGGTTCCGTCGCGCGGGATGGCCGGATCCCATCGATACTCGACGTGGCGTCGGATATCGCATCACCGGCGGCCTGTTCTTCGTGCCCGGTGAGGTCGCGCGATGA
- a CDS encoding serpin family protein: MSSLSRAVSLVLLAGAVAATCSPPPNEPAHPARPANADPEAGTPLDSSADVGAAGSGDASVDAAEGSPAEPVVPASLADSVNAFARDLHRELSAKEKGNLIYSPLSISVALTMTYAGARGETAEEMAKVLHLGRDATETHAEYAKLIRKLGSEPLRGAPEVRLANRLWPQKGMELLPEFAEVTRLHYRAPLEQLDFQSQPEASRQRINSWVEHETKERIAELLPKGSIHEEVRLVLTNAVYFHGRWATPFAEAATRDERFFVNGVTPRSLPTMRGTVEARYAALADAQVVELPYARGNGPELAMVIVLPKTRNGLPDLEKRFGREGVGAYVPELRPTRVSLWLPRFTATRHYELSLILKKLGMTLAFSEADFSGITGRPGLHIDQVFHKAFVETTERGTTAAAATAVVMVGISESPTPEMRVDHPFLFFVRDRRSGAVLFAGRIVAPGG; this comes from the coding sequence ATGAGCTCGCTCTCCCGCGCGGTGTCTCTTGTGCTGCTCGCCGGCGCCGTGGCCGCGACGTGCAGCCCTCCGCCGAACGAGCCCGCGCACCCGGCACGTCCCGCGAACGCCGACCCGGAGGCCGGAACGCCGCTGGATTCCAGCGCCGATGTCGGCGCGGCGGGATCGGGCGACGCCTCGGTCGATGCGGCCGAAGGGTCACCCGCGGAACCCGTCGTTCCGGCCTCCCTCGCGGACTCCGTCAACGCCTTCGCCCGCGACCTCCATCGCGAGCTCTCCGCAAAGGAAAAGGGGAACCTCATCTACTCTCCCCTGAGCATCTCCGTGGCGCTCACCATGACCTACGCGGGCGCGCGAGGAGAGACGGCGGAGGAGATGGCGAAGGTGCTGCACCTCGGGCGGGACGCAACGGAGACCCACGCCGAGTACGCCAAGCTGATCCGGAAGCTGGGCTCGGAGCCGCTCCGGGGAGCGCCGGAGGTTCGGCTGGCGAATCGGCTCTGGCCGCAGAAGGGCATGGAGCTCCTGCCGGAGTTCGCGGAGGTCACCCGCCTGCACTACCGCGCGCCGCTGGAGCAGCTCGATTTCCAGAGCCAACCGGAGGCGTCGAGGCAGAGGATCAACTCCTGGGTGGAGCACGAGACCAAGGAACGAATTGCCGAGCTGCTCCCGAAGGGCAGCATCCATGAGGAGGTGCGCCTGGTCCTGACGAACGCCGTCTACTTCCACGGCCGATGGGCGACTCCCTTTGCCGAGGCTGCGACTCGCGACGAGCGCTTCTTCGTCAACGGCGTGACGCCGCGCTCGCTCCCGACCATGCGAGGAACGGTCGAGGCGCGCTACGCGGCGCTCGCGGACGCCCAGGTGGTCGAGCTCCCGTACGCGCGAGGCAACGGACCGGAGTTGGCCATGGTCATCGTCCTGCCCAAGACGCGGAACGGGTTGCCCGACCTGGAGAAGCGCTTCGGCCGCGAGGGGGTCGGCGCGTACGTGCCGGAGCTCAGGCCGACGCGGGTGAGCCTCTGGCTGCCGCGCTTCACGGCGACTCGGCACTACGAGCTCAGTTTGATCCTGAAGAAGCTCGGCATGACATTGGCCTTTTCGGAGGCGGACTTCTCAGGCATCACCGGGCGCCCCGGTCTGCACATCGACCAAGTATTCCACAAGGCCTTCGTCGAGACGACGGAGCGGGGAACTACCGCAGCCGCAGCGACGGCCGTTGTGATGGTCGGTATCAGCGAGTCCCCGACACCAGAGATGCGGGTCGACCACCCCTTCCTCTTCTTTGTCCGAGACCGCCGCTCCGGCGCCGTGCTGTTTGCGGGCCGCATCGTGGCACCAGGTGGTTGA